One part of the Augochlora pura isolate Apur16 chromosome 3, APUR_v2.2.1, whole genome shotgun sequence genome encodes these proteins:
- the Ask1 gene encoding apoptotic signal-regulating kinase 1 isoform X3 produces the protein MSNAKEQLGNMLSNCGDTTDVTAPSQPTIIEGISSTDSVGTHSDISGHTTISGRPKMDVACVLDLHQPEHIAQRRKALEEVRQACNLVNANMHHIQFEKLDFGETNVLDTFYNADVAVVDLSIQLQQSALFYHLGVRESFGMKENILLHNDMDSETTIRLKLSCGSYTFVSYRMVDCGSCVATNPTTTRITGEEAIDPKQHLTLRLKKLFQDVEVQSKAHMKEKFLADLRKARETYSGEELSKALNNMRKRLDDPNVLSGEVVLNVLISFREIQDYDAMVQLVDDLRTIPTHKNYINTPAIRYLYAFALNRRNKEGDRERALKVIEKALEKKENHVPDMLCLCGRIYKDKFVESRHTDEESLNNAIHWYRKGFEVQPNEYAGINLATLLVIAGNEFSKSEELQHIGMVLNNLIGKKGSLSSLKDYWDVATFFEISVLAEDYSKAIQAAECMFKLKPPNWYLKSTIGNITLIDRFRKKNEEAEVSPEEQIFSFWMDYFVEATKSEVGDSIRFPLLVLEPTKIFMPSYVNVNLGAEEKSVQIWNLCLDNMKSNCKQVHDWLFTANMIRSVSLYKRDERCLFLYVHQNSDDFQMYFPSVQCRQRFYDLILEMTRDQEGMVTDLDAYMTDERMKFEYELDDQSKRMILGKGTYGVVYAARDLNTQVRIAVKEIRERNLGDVQPLHEEIKLHSQLRHRNIVQYLGSVSENGYFKIFMEQVPGGSLSALLRSKWGPLKENESTIAYYTKQILEGLKYLHDQKIVHRDIKGDNVLVNTYSGVVKISDFGMSKRLAGLCPSTETFTGTLQYMAPEVIDKGQRGYGAPADIWSLGCTIVEMATGKPPFIELGSPQAAVFKVGYYKIHPEIPSELSDRAKSFILRCFEPNPDIRASAAELLEDPFLNEKKKASRLVAPPDFSRSISVPADRLERLGKFDKTNNNHIVSAAPIQTSQSDDSVTYSGGLTKSSPLRERSPAHLLSPISMPTATLSFNSTIGNTPSVETSESDTAGASMTRRSSSGGLLSPEVELGGQWPQPTNTFNRTPINSQPGQKTGEEQEGFYLLKKDSQRRMTLTRVLTQDEAKICEVWMRGIHQAEGQTVLQLSHLVLLMRALRDYIAEQNHEVIVTAIRTLKEELDFDSIAINHLNQAIYLFQTAVNEVLRMHSIKPHWMFALDNLVRNAVQAAITVLSPELGANLLGQERVQSGVQGPEEGSTSGVSTVNSVKSQKTGDSVDNRYWKEYRDQMGDLKTENMKLIQELIDSQKAYQTLLQQAFEEQKVQINALTRLCENINRRTTRQESGYNSTVSGNTSNISVPVIISDASSEVAPFVDETLVEWLQNLQIDEVSIERITYEQYTLDDFLNHVTRDDIRRLNLRGGIELRIWQAISKHRR, from the exons ATGTCCAACGCAAAAG AACAATTGGGCAACATGCTTTCCAATTGCGGTGATACAACTGATGTTACTG CTCCTTCGCAGCCAACAATTATAGAAGGAATCTCCAGCACAGACAGTGTTGGTACACACAGCGACATTTCTGGGCACACCACCATCTCTGGAAGACCTAAAATGGATGTGGCTTGTGTGTTGGATCTACATCAACCTGAGCATATAGCTCAGAGAAGGAAAGCTTTAGAGGAAGTCAGGCAGGCTTGCAACCTTGTTAATGCCAATATGCATCATATACAG TTTGAAAAGCTAGACTTCGGGGAGACAAATGTGTTAGACACATTTTACAATGCAGATGTAGCTGTAGTGGATTTAAGTATACAGTTGCAACAATCTGCTTTATTCTATCATCTTGGTGTCAGGGAAAGTTTTGgcatgaaagaaaatattttgctgcACAATGATATGGATTCTGAAACCACAATTAGGCTCAAG TTATCGTGTGGAAGTTACACATTTGTCTCATACCGTATGGTGGACTGTGGCTCATGTGTAGCTACAAATCCAACCACTACAAGAATCACTGGAGAGGAAGCTATAGATCCAAAGCAACATTTAACATTGAGGCTTAAGAAACTGTTTCAAGACGTTGAAGTACAATCCAA AGCACACATGAAAGAGAAGTTCCTAGCAGACTTGCGGAAAGCACGAGAAACGTATTCAGGCGAGGAGCTTTCAAAAGCGTTGAACAACATGCGCAAACGTTTGGACGACCCGAACGTTCTTTCTGGAGAAGTTGTCTTAAACGTTCTGATTTCTTTCCGAGAGATACAG GATTATGATGCAATGGTACAACTGGTCGACGACCTGAGAACTATACCTACGCACAAAAATTACATCAATACTCCCGCGATCCGGTACCTGTACGCGTTCGCACTAAATCGAAGGAATAAAGAAGGCGACAGAGAAAGAGCGTTGAAAGTGATAGAAAAGGCTTtggagaagaaagaaaatcatGTCCCAGACATGTTATGTCTTTGTGGAAGAATATACAAGGATAAATTTGTAGAAAGTAGACACACGGACGAAGAAAGTTTAAACAACGCTATCCATTGGTATAGAAAGGGTTTTGAG GTACAACCAAACGAATACGCTGGAATAAATCTCGCCACGTTGCTCGTTATAGCGGGAAACGAGTTTTCGAAGAGCGAGGAATTGCAGCATATAGGCATGGTGTTAAACAATCTCATTGGCAAGAAAGGCAGCTTGTCGAGTTTAAAAGACTATTGGGACGTAGCGACCTTCTTTGAGATCAGTGTGTTAGCCGAGGATTATTCTAAAGCTATTCAAGCAGCCGAGTGCATGTTTAAATTGAAGCCGCCAAACTG GTACCTGAAATCGACGATAGGGAACATAACGCTGATAGATAGGTTCCGTAAAAAGAATGAGGAAGCAGAGGTATCGCCAGAGGAGCAAATATTTAGTTTTTGGATGGACTACTTTGTCGAAGCGACGAAATCGGAAGTCGGCGATAGTATACGGTTTCCA CTCTTAGTGCTGGAGCCGACCAAGATCTTCATGCCAAGCTATGTGAACGTTAATCTCGGGGCAGAGGAGAAGTCTGTTCAGATCTGGAACTTGTGCTTGGACAATATGAAGAGCAATTGTAAGCAAGTCCACGATTGGCTTTTCACCGCGAACATGATACGCAGCGTAAGCCTGTATAAGCGAGATGAACGGTGCCTTTTTTTGTACGTTCACCAAAACTCCGATGACTTCCAAATGTACTTCCCCTCGGTTCAATGTAGACAGAGGTTTTATGACTTGATTCTGGAAATGACTAGAGATCAGGAAGGTATGGTTACTGATCTGGACGCCTACATGACTGATGAAAGGATGAAG TTTGAATACGAATTGGATGATCAGAGCAAACGAATGATCCTTGGTAAAGGCACCTACGGCGTCGTCTATGCAGCTCGAGACCTAAACACTCAAGTCAGAATTGCAGTGAAAGAGATACGCGAAAGGAATTTAGGGGACGTGCAGCCGTTGCACGAAGAGATTAAATTACACAGCCAGCTGAGACATAGGAATATCGTGCAGTACCTGGGATCAGTGAGTGAGAATGGCTACTTCAAAATCTTCATGGAACAAGTCCCCGGAG ggAGTTTGTCAGCCTTGTTGAGATCGAAATGGGGCCCGCTAAAGGAAAATGAGTCCACGATTGCTTATTATACCAAACAAATTTTGGAAGGCCTCAAATATCTCCACgatcaaaaaattgttcatcgAGATATCAaag GCGACAATGTTCTGGTGAATACGTACAGTGGCGTAGTCAAGATTTCCGATTTCGGTATGTCGAAACGATTGGCCGGTTTATGTCCCAGCACAGAGACATTCACTGGAACCCTTCAGTATATGGCACCGGAAGTGATCGACAAGGGACAACGAGGATACGGTGCACCT GCTGATATTTGGTCTCTGGGTTGCACCATAGTAGAAATGGCTACTGGTAAACCACCATTCATCGAACTGGGTTCTCCTCAAGCTGCCGTCTTTAAG GTTggatattacaaaatacatCCGGAAATTCCCTCTGAACTATCCGACAGAGCCAAAAGCTTTATTCTGCGTTGCTTCGAACCGAATCCTGATATAAGAGCATCCGCAGCCGAATTATTGGAGGATCCATTTTTAAATGA GAAAAAGAAAGCCAGTCGACTGGTGGCTCCACCAGATTTTAGTCGTAGCATCTCTGTACCTGCCGACAGACTCGAACGCTTAGGAAAATTCGACAAAACAAACAATAATCATATTGTTTCCGCGGCACCTATACAAACCTCGCAATCGGACGACAG TGTTACATACAGTGGAGGGCTGACAAAGTCTAGCCCACTGAGGGAGCGCAGTCCAGCACACCTTCTGTCTCCCATCAGCATGCCCACTGCAACCCTATCTTTTAACAG TACAATAGGCAATACACCTTCCGTAGAAACAAGCGAATCGGACACGGCGGGTGCTTCGATGACTAGAAGAAGCTCTTCCGGGGGCTTGCTATCACCCGAAGTTGAACTGGGAGGTCAGTGGCCACAGCCAACAAATACTTTTAACAGGACGCCAATCAATA gtCAGCCAGGTCAGAAAACTGGCGAAGAACAAGAAGGCTTTTACTTATTGAAAAAGGATAGTCAGAGACGAATGACGCTCACTAGAGTCCTCACGCAAGACGAGGCGAAGATTTGTGAGGTGTGGATGCGAGGTATACATCAGGCAGAGGGTCAAACTGTTCTCCAattg AGTCATCTAGTATTGCTAATGCGAGCTCTGAGGGATTACATAGCTGAACAAAACCATGAAGTAATAGTGACGGCTATTAGAACGTTGAAAGAAGAATTAGACTTCGACTCCATTGCTATCAATCACCTGAACCAAGCCATTTATCTTTTTCAAACAGCAGTAAACGAAGTCTTGCGAATGCACAGTATAAAACCTCACTGGATGTTCGCGTTGGATAATTTAGTTAGAAATGCTGTTCAGGCGGCCATCACTGTACTTTCTCCTG aacTCGGTGCTAATCTGTTGGGCCAAGAACGAGTACAGTCAGGTGTTCAAGGACCCGAGGAAGGATCCACTTCCGGTGTGTCCACAGTAAATTCCGTAAAGTCACAAAAAACCGGCGACTCCGTCGACAACAGATATTGGAAAGAGTATCGAGATCAAATGGGAGACTTGAAGACGgagaatatgaaattaatccAAGAGTTAATCGACAGTCAAAAAGCCTATCAAACTCTACTACAGCAGGCTTTCGAAGAACAAAAGGTTCAAATTAATGCTCTAACGCGGCTTTGCGAGAATATTAACAGAAGAACAACAAGGCAAGAATCAGG ATATAACTCAACGGTATCCGGAAATACATCTAATATATCAGTTCCAGTAATTATCAGTGACGCATCTTCCGAAGTAGCTCCATTTGTTGATGAAACTCTTGTAGAATGGTTGCAAAACCTACAAATCGATGAAGTGTCAATTGAAAGG ATTACATATGAACAATACACGTTAGACGACTTTTTGAATCACGTTACCCGTGACGACATCCGAAGACTTAATTTGAG gGGAGGAATCGAGCTCAGGATATGGCAAGCGATATCAAAGCACCGACGGTAG
- the Ask1 gene encoding apoptotic signal-regulating kinase 1 isoform X10, whose protein sequence is MSNAKEQLGNMLSNCGDTTDVTAPSQPTIIEGISSTDSVGTHSDISGHTTISGRPKMDVACVLDLHQPEHIAQRRKALEEVRQACNLVNANMHHIQFEKLDFGETNVLDTFYNADVAVVDLSIQLQQSALFYHLGVRESFGMKENILLHNDMDSETTIRLKLSCGSYTFVSYRMVDCGSCVATNPTTTRITGEEAIDPKQHLTLRLKKLFQDVEVQSKAHMKEKFLADLRKARETYSGEELSKALNNMRKRLDDPNVLSGEVVLNVLISFREIQDYDAMVQLVDDLRTIPTHKNYINTPAIRYLYAFALNRRNKEGDRERALKVIEKALEKKENHVPDMLCLCGRIYKDKFVESRHTDEESLNNAIHWYRKGFEVQPNEYAGINLATLLVIAGNEFSKSEELQHIGMVLNNLIGKKGSLSSLKDYWDVATFFEISVLAEDYSKAIQAAECMFKLKPPNWYLKSTIGNITLIDRFRKKNEEAEVSPEEQIFSFWMDYFVEATKSEVGDSIRFPLLVLEPTKIFMPSYVNVNLGAEEKSVQIWNLCLDNMKSNCKQVHDWLFTANMIRSVSLYKRDERCLFLYVHQNSDDFQMYFPSVQCRQRFYDLILEMTRDQEGMVTDLDAYMTDERMKFEYELDDQSKRMILGKGTYGVVYAARDLNTQVRIAVKEIRERNLGDVQPLHEEIKLHSQLRHRNIVQYLGSVSENGYFKIFMEQVPGGSLSALLRSKWGPLKENESTIAYYTKQILEGLKYLHDQKIVHRDIKGDNVLVNTYSGVVKISDFGMSKRLAGLCPSTETFTGTLQYMAPEVIDKGQRGYGAPADIWSLGCTIVEMATGKPPFIELGSPQAAVFKVGYYKIHPEIPSELSDRAKSFILRCFEPNPDIRASAAELLEDPFLNEKKKASRLVAPPDFSRSISVPADRLERLGKFDKTNNNHIVSAAPIQTSQSDDSTIGNTPSVETSESDTAGASMTRRSSSGGLLSPEVELGGQPGQKTGEEQEGFYLLKKDSQRRMTLTRVLTQDEAKICEVWMRGIHQAEGQTVLQLSHLVLLMRALRDYIAEQNHEVIVTAIRTLKEELDFDSIAINHLNQAIYLFQTAVNEVLRMHSIKPHWMFALDNLVRNAVQAAITVLSPELGANLLGQERVQSGVQGPEEGSTSGVSTVNSVKSQKTGDSVDNRYWKEYRDQMGDLKTENMKLIQELIDSQKAYQTLLQQAFEEQKVQINALTRLCENINRRTTRQESGYNSTVSGNTSNISVPVIISDASSEVAPFVDETLVEWLQNLQIDEVSIERITYEQYTLDDFLNHVTRDDIRRLNLRGGIELRIWQAISKHRR, encoded by the exons ATGTCCAACGCAAAAG AACAATTGGGCAACATGCTTTCCAATTGCGGTGATACAACTGATGTTACTG CTCCTTCGCAGCCAACAATTATAGAAGGAATCTCCAGCACAGACAGTGTTGGTACACACAGCGACATTTCTGGGCACACCACCATCTCTGGAAGACCTAAAATGGATGTGGCTTGTGTGTTGGATCTACATCAACCTGAGCATATAGCTCAGAGAAGGAAAGCTTTAGAGGAAGTCAGGCAGGCTTGCAACCTTGTTAATGCCAATATGCATCATATACAG TTTGAAAAGCTAGACTTCGGGGAGACAAATGTGTTAGACACATTTTACAATGCAGATGTAGCTGTAGTGGATTTAAGTATACAGTTGCAACAATCTGCTTTATTCTATCATCTTGGTGTCAGGGAAAGTTTTGgcatgaaagaaaatattttgctgcACAATGATATGGATTCTGAAACCACAATTAGGCTCAAG TTATCGTGTGGAAGTTACACATTTGTCTCATACCGTATGGTGGACTGTGGCTCATGTGTAGCTACAAATCCAACCACTACAAGAATCACTGGAGAGGAAGCTATAGATCCAAAGCAACATTTAACATTGAGGCTTAAGAAACTGTTTCAAGACGTTGAAGTACAATCCAA AGCACACATGAAAGAGAAGTTCCTAGCAGACTTGCGGAAAGCACGAGAAACGTATTCAGGCGAGGAGCTTTCAAAAGCGTTGAACAACATGCGCAAACGTTTGGACGACCCGAACGTTCTTTCTGGAGAAGTTGTCTTAAACGTTCTGATTTCTTTCCGAGAGATACAG GATTATGATGCAATGGTACAACTGGTCGACGACCTGAGAACTATACCTACGCACAAAAATTACATCAATACTCCCGCGATCCGGTACCTGTACGCGTTCGCACTAAATCGAAGGAATAAAGAAGGCGACAGAGAAAGAGCGTTGAAAGTGATAGAAAAGGCTTtggagaagaaagaaaatcatGTCCCAGACATGTTATGTCTTTGTGGAAGAATATACAAGGATAAATTTGTAGAAAGTAGACACACGGACGAAGAAAGTTTAAACAACGCTATCCATTGGTATAGAAAGGGTTTTGAG GTACAACCAAACGAATACGCTGGAATAAATCTCGCCACGTTGCTCGTTATAGCGGGAAACGAGTTTTCGAAGAGCGAGGAATTGCAGCATATAGGCATGGTGTTAAACAATCTCATTGGCAAGAAAGGCAGCTTGTCGAGTTTAAAAGACTATTGGGACGTAGCGACCTTCTTTGAGATCAGTGTGTTAGCCGAGGATTATTCTAAAGCTATTCAAGCAGCCGAGTGCATGTTTAAATTGAAGCCGCCAAACTG GTACCTGAAATCGACGATAGGGAACATAACGCTGATAGATAGGTTCCGTAAAAAGAATGAGGAAGCAGAGGTATCGCCAGAGGAGCAAATATTTAGTTTTTGGATGGACTACTTTGTCGAAGCGACGAAATCGGAAGTCGGCGATAGTATACGGTTTCCA CTCTTAGTGCTGGAGCCGACCAAGATCTTCATGCCAAGCTATGTGAACGTTAATCTCGGGGCAGAGGAGAAGTCTGTTCAGATCTGGAACTTGTGCTTGGACAATATGAAGAGCAATTGTAAGCAAGTCCACGATTGGCTTTTCACCGCGAACATGATACGCAGCGTAAGCCTGTATAAGCGAGATGAACGGTGCCTTTTTTTGTACGTTCACCAAAACTCCGATGACTTCCAAATGTACTTCCCCTCGGTTCAATGTAGACAGAGGTTTTATGACTTGATTCTGGAAATGACTAGAGATCAGGAAGGTATGGTTACTGATCTGGACGCCTACATGACTGATGAAAGGATGAAG TTTGAATACGAATTGGATGATCAGAGCAAACGAATGATCCTTGGTAAAGGCACCTACGGCGTCGTCTATGCAGCTCGAGACCTAAACACTCAAGTCAGAATTGCAGTGAAAGAGATACGCGAAAGGAATTTAGGGGACGTGCAGCCGTTGCACGAAGAGATTAAATTACACAGCCAGCTGAGACATAGGAATATCGTGCAGTACCTGGGATCAGTGAGTGAGAATGGCTACTTCAAAATCTTCATGGAACAAGTCCCCGGAG ggAGTTTGTCAGCCTTGTTGAGATCGAAATGGGGCCCGCTAAAGGAAAATGAGTCCACGATTGCTTATTATACCAAACAAATTTTGGAAGGCCTCAAATATCTCCACgatcaaaaaattgttcatcgAGATATCAaag GCGACAATGTTCTGGTGAATACGTACAGTGGCGTAGTCAAGATTTCCGATTTCGGTATGTCGAAACGATTGGCCGGTTTATGTCCCAGCACAGAGACATTCACTGGAACCCTTCAGTATATGGCACCGGAAGTGATCGACAAGGGACAACGAGGATACGGTGCACCT GCTGATATTTGGTCTCTGGGTTGCACCATAGTAGAAATGGCTACTGGTAAACCACCATTCATCGAACTGGGTTCTCCTCAAGCTGCCGTCTTTAAG GTTggatattacaaaatacatCCGGAAATTCCCTCTGAACTATCCGACAGAGCCAAAAGCTTTATTCTGCGTTGCTTCGAACCGAATCCTGATATAAGAGCATCCGCAGCCGAATTATTGGAGGATCCATTTTTAAATGA GAAAAAGAAAGCCAGTCGACTGGTGGCTCCACCAGATTTTAGTCGTAGCATCTCTGTACCTGCCGACAGACTCGAACGCTTAGGAAAATTCGACAAAACAAACAATAATCATATTGTTTCCGCGGCACCTATACAAACCTCGCAATCGGACGACAG TACAATAGGCAATACACCTTCCGTAGAAACAAGCGAATCGGACACGGCGGGTGCTTCGATGACTAGAAGAAGCTCTTCCGGGGGCTTGCTATCACCCGAAGTTGAACTGGGAG gtCAGCCAGGTCAGAAAACTGGCGAAGAACAAGAAGGCTTTTACTTATTGAAAAAGGATAGTCAGAGACGAATGACGCTCACTAGAGTCCTCACGCAAGACGAGGCGAAGATTTGTGAGGTGTGGATGCGAGGTATACATCAGGCAGAGGGTCAAACTGTTCTCCAattg AGTCATCTAGTATTGCTAATGCGAGCTCTGAGGGATTACATAGCTGAACAAAACCATGAAGTAATAGTGACGGCTATTAGAACGTTGAAAGAAGAATTAGACTTCGACTCCATTGCTATCAATCACCTGAACCAAGCCATTTATCTTTTTCAAACAGCAGTAAACGAAGTCTTGCGAATGCACAGTATAAAACCTCACTGGATGTTCGCGTTGGATAATTTAGTTAGAAATGCTGTTCAGGCGGCCATCACTGTACTTTCTCCTG aacTCGGTGCTAATCTGTTGGGCCAAGAACGAGTACAGTCAGGTGTTCAAGGACCCGAGGAAGGATCCACTTCCGGTGTGTCCACAGTAAATTCCGTAAAGTCACAAAAAACCGGCGACTCCGTCGACAACAGATATTGGAAAGAGTATCGAGATCAAATGGGAGACTTGAAGACGgagaatatgaaattaatccAAGAGTTAATCGACAGTCAAAAAGCCTATCAAACTCTACTACAGCAGGCTTTCGAAGAACAAAAGGTTCAAATTAATGCTCTAACGCGGCTTTGCGAGAATATTAACAGAAGAACAACAAGGCAAGAATCAGG ATATAACTCAACGGTATCCGGAAATACATCTAATATATCAGTTCCAGTAATTATCAGTGACGCATCTTCCGAAGTAGCTCCATTTGTTGATGAAACTCTTGTAGAATGGTTGCAAAACCTACAAATCGATGAAGTGTCAATTGAAAGG ATTACATATGAACAATACACGTTAGACGACTTTTTGAATCACGTTACCCGTGACGACATCCGAAGACTTAATTTGAG gGGAGGAATCGAGCTCAGGATATGGCAAGCGATATCAAAGCACCGACGGTAG